In one Cryptomeria japonica unplaced genomic scaffold, Sugi_1.0 HiC_scaffold_1709, whole genome shotgun sequence genomic region, the following are encoded:
- the LOC131873431 gene encoding disease resistance protein Roq1-like, whose translation MGGSGKTTLAKYLFNSKHSEFNRSTSMFDVRENHVKGKLTSLQSKLLNDLGGEINHHNDLEGKRNQHKFRSTEDGVAVIKDYLKKSSELKFLVLLDDVDHQTQLDALLPIDVLNHNSLVIVTTRDERLLIQTGVRVRYKMKEMNPQHSRELFCWHAFHKQSCKSGFDNLVDNFVQVCGGLPLALQVMGGHVFGSDKAYWKLQLNVAKEARVHKDIKHKLKISYDALEEDEKQIFMDVACFFIGEDVNRAKSIWRASGWRAEHGLQTLKDRCLVEVETCLDPQDYPDWKCPVEVKTCLDPQDYPDWKCPYEPEFILRMHDHLRDLGREMADNETSHPRRLWRPEDRIDVSEVEGIQDIHPDSEGKSFRCFAHDLIGADALDITYFLGSSKTSTSLQWLQLHSKQEEYSSIPECIPLQNLHTLSLQRVLPTILWQRDDQVSLKLKELYCNFCCWTLSDFTNDVLMPHLNELVSSFGTLKHLEYLHLEIDEFDSVLNIEWNLLLKSVRELTNLKTLKLVLFAAVEGEIALSNRGETTDDRFCMRSLEAISLCAGNTRKVSIHGKFCPTLKSLKLCSMTDLSEVDLTGVTTLQCLVLFRCKKLTKVLSNYVPELEMVHIKLCWTMTELPNFGHVSCLKRIYISRCRDLQDISAIERLKGLERIWIAYCPKLKSIKAIEQLKGLRRIWIEECPQLEGVICFKELKELKRIFIGGCPKLQNIRGIEELKGPKEMMIAVCPIISVVERLQRLPSGLTILAGRWTPDREGLDSKWTSLMSDLKKLGTHCFCEIDLLKEIEEKIHSFHKTQHSVSRIIFCALFSGDVYIGSEILIRRWLVDLGYDGAFFSFRDGGWTICTCVVNEERLSKSDSWMPYYQNRSFMKAFIMGVEAGEERKTIHILQTIFAQQYVNNGDYSNAESPDGDYFDGEYRAMDFDDLTEYVDDDEEDGGDDDDD comes from the exons ATGGGAGGGTCTGGCAAGACTACTCTCGCCAAATATTTATTCAATAGCAAGCATTCAGAATTTAATCGATCAACTAGTATGTTTGATGTGCGGGAAAACCATGTCAAAGGTAAGTTGACTTCTCTGCAAAGTAAGCTTCTCAATGATCTGGGAGGggaaataaatcatcataatgattTGGAAGGAAAAAGGAATCAGCATAAATTTCGTAGTACAGAAGATGGAGTTGCTGTTATCAAGGATTACCTTAAAAAAAGCTCAGAATTAAAGTTCCTTGTACTTCTAGACGATGTTGATCATCAGACTCAGTTAGATGCCCTATTGCCCATAGATGTTCTCAATCACAACAGTCTGGTGATTGTCACGACCCGGGATGAGAGGCTTCTTATACAGACCGGAGTAAGAGTCCGTTATAAGATGAAAGAAATGAATCCACAGCATAGCAGAGAGCTCTTCTGCTGGCATGCGTTTCATAAACAATCTTGTAAAAGTGGATTTGATAATTTGGTAGACAACTTTGTCCAAGTGTGTGGAGGATTACCACTTGCTCTTCAAGTAATGGGCGGGCATGTTTTTGGCAGTGACAAAGCTTATTGGAAGTTACAATTAAATGTTGCTAAGGAGGCAAGAGTACACAAAGACATAAAACATAAGCTTAAGATAAGCTATGATGCTCTGGAAGAGGATGAGAAACAGATATTTATGGATGTAGCATGCTTTTTCATAGGGGAAGATGTGAACAGGGCCAAAAGTATATGGAGGGCTTCAGGGTGGAGAGCTGAACATGGACTTCAGACTCTCAAGGACAGATGCCTTGTTGAAGTGGAAACTTGTTTAGATCCACAAGACTATCCGGATTGGAAATGCCCTGTTGAAGTGAAAACTTGTTTAGATCCACAAGACTATCCGGATTGGAAATGCCCTTATGAGCCAGAATTTATTTTGAGAATGCATGACCACCTCCGTGACTTAGGGAGAGAAATGGCAGATAATGAAACGAGCCATCCTCGTCGGCTGTGGCGTCCTGAAGATCGT ATTGATGTGAGCGAAGTCGAGGGAATCCAAGACATCCATCCTGACTCCGAAGGAAAAAGTTTCAGATGTTTCGCGCATGACCTTATAGGTGCTGATGCCCTTGATATAACATATTTTCTGGGGAGTTCAAAGACATCAACTTctttacaatggcttcaacttcACTCTAAGCAGGAAGAGTATTCATCTATTCCTGAATGCATTCCTCTACAGAATTTGCACACTTTAAGTCTTCAAAGAGTATTACCTACGATATTGTGGCAAAGGGATGACCAG GTTTCACTCAAGTTGAAAGAGCTATATTGCAACTTTTGTTGTTGGACATTGTCAGACTTCACAAATGATGTGCTTATGCCACATTTAAACGAACTGGTGAGTTCGTTCGGAACTCTCAAACATCTGGAGTATTTGCACCTAGAAATAGACGAGTTTGACTCAGTCTTGAATATCGAATGGAATTTGTTGCTGAAATCTGTAAGAGAACTCACCAATCTGAAAACTTTAAAGCTGGTATTATTTGCTGCTGTAGAAGGGGAAATTGCTTTAAGCAACAGGGGAGAGACAACTGACGATCGGTTTTGTATGAGAAGCCTTGAAGCCATATCTCTGTGTGCAGGGAACACAAGAAAGGTCTCAATTCATGGAAAGTTCTGTCCCACCTTGAAATCTCTTAAGCTTTGTTCTATGACAGATCTAAGTGAAGTGGATTTAACAGGGGTAACCACACTGCAATGTCTTGTGCTGTTCCGCTGTAAAAAGTTGACAAAAGTGTTGAGCAATTATGTGCCAGAACTTGAAATGGTCCACATAAAATTATGCTGGACTATGACAGAGTTGCCAAATTTTGGGCATGTCAGTTGTCTCAAGAGGATCTATATTAGCCGCTGTCGGGATCTACAGGATATATCAGCAATTGAAAGATTGAAGGGACTGGAGAGGATATGGATTGCTTATTGTCCAAAGCTGAAGAGTATAAAAGCTATTGAACAATTGAAGGGGTTGAGAAGAATCTGGATTGAGGAATGTCCACAGCTGGAGGGTGTAATTTGTTTTAAAGAATTGAAGGAGTTGAAGAGAATCTTCATCGGGGGTTGTCCGAAGCTGCAGAATATAAGGGgtattgaagaattgaaaggaccGAAGGAGATGATGATTGCAGTCTGTCCTATAATAAGTGTCGTTGAAAGGTTGCAG AGATTGCCGTCGGGGCTTACAATTCTAGCAGGGAGATGGACGCCAGATCGGGAAGGACTTGACTCCAAATGGACATCGCTCATGTCAGATCTAAAAAAATTGGGGACACATTGTTTCTGTGAAATAGATTTGTTGAAAGAGATAGAGGAGAAGATCCATTCGTTTCATAAAACCCAGCATTCGGTCAGTAGAATCATCTTTTGCGCTCTCTTTTCGGGGGATGTTTACATAGGGAGCgaaattttgattaggaggtggtTGGTTGACCTAGGATATGATGGTGCATTTTTCTCATTTCGTGATGGCGGATGGACGATATGTACGTGCGTGGTTAATGAAGAAAGGCTCTCAAAATCTGACTCCTGGATGCCATATTATCAAAATCGGAGTTTTATGAAGGCGTTTATAATGGGAGTGGAGGCAGGTGAAGAAAGGAAAACCATTCACATATTGCAAACCATATTTGCTCAACAATACGTTAACAATGGCGACTATTCTAATGCGGAGTCTCCTGATGGCGACTACTTTGATGGCGAGTATCGAGCTATGGATTTTGATGATTTGACCGAGTATGTTGATGACGATGAAGAAGATGgtggcgatgatgatgatgattaa